From Miscanthus floridulus cultivar M001 chromosome 15, ASM1932011v1, whole genome shotgun sequence, the proteins below share one genomic window:
- the LOC136509039 gene encoding probable WRKY transcription factor 46, with protein sequence MALESVPTYLSDLGSHQAARAQQQRIRKDERIWTSDTYAPYDDGHQWRKYGEKKLSNSNFPRFYYRCTYKNDMKCPATKHVQQKDTSDSPLFSVTYFNHHTCSIISNPIGSTRDIAAQSASSKAVSICFIPHSFRDEPHQSPITHSFRGNQQPAERSAYAANRFQWTTASSPSPNSNDSSVKMEIDTFSGANASSSSSSMGSLPRTRTLLPIGQSRCIEYFHFL encoded by the exons ATGGCTCTTGAGTCTGTTCCTACCTATCTCAGTGATTTGGGATCCCACCAGGCTGCCAGAGCCCAGCAGCAAAGAATCAG GAAAGATGAGCGCATCTGGACCTCAGACACATATGCACCCTACGACGATGGACACCAGTGGAGGAAGTACGGCGagaagaagctctccaactccaacTTCCCAAG GTTCTATTACAGATGCACCTACAAGAACGACATGAAGTGCCCGGCTACAAAGCACGTCCAACAGAAGGACACAAGCGATTCACCGTTGTTCTCTGTCACTTACTTCAACCATCACACCTGCAGCATCATCTCAAATCCCATAGGAAGCACGAGAGATATTGCCGCGCAATCGGCCTCGAGTAAAGCGGTGTCGATCTGCTTCATCCCCCATTCTTTCAGAGATGAGCCGCATCAGTCACCGATTACACATTCTTTCAGAGGCAACCAACAGCCGGCTGAGAGGAGCGCCTACGCAGCAAACCGGTTTCAGTGGACCACCGCATCGTCTCCGTCTCCTAACAGTAACGACAGTTCGGTTAAGATGGAGATTGACACTTTTTCAGGGGCAAACGCTTCGTCCAGCTCCAGCAGCATGGGTTCTCTGCCGAGGACGAGGACGTTGCTACCGATCGGTCAGTCCAGATGCATCGAGTACTTCCATTTCTTGTGA